The Streptomyces sp. NBC_01142 genomic interval TACGGGGTCGACCGCGCCGAATCCGAGAAGCAGATCTATCTGGTCTTCGACCTGGGAGGCGGCACGTTCGACGTGTCGATCATCCAGACCCAGAACGACGAGATCGAGGTCATCGCGACCGCCGGTGACCAGCGGCTGGGCGGCGGCGACTTCGACGACGCCGTCGTCGAGTGGATCCTTGGGGAGCTGGGCGAGGCGCTGCCGAAGGGCACCGAACGGCTGCGGATCAAGGCGGCCGCGGAGGCCGCGAAGCGCGAACTGTCCCTGCGCAGCAGCACGACCATCGACCTCGGCAACTCAATCCCGCCCCTGGAGCTCGACAGGGCCACCCTCGAAGCGCTGATCCAGCCGATCCTCGCCCGGTCCCTGCGCGAGGTCGGCGAAGCCCTGCGCCTGGCCGAGGCGAAGGGCGTGCGGCGCGAGGACATCAACGCGGTGCTGCTCGTGGGTGGTTCCACCCGCATCCCCCAGGTCAAGCAGATGCTGCTCGACCACTTCGACCAGGACGAGGGGTTCGTACGCGGCGACGCCAATCCCGACACCCTGGTCGCCAGGGGTGCGGCGATCATGGCCTACCGGTTCGAGCCGTCACCCGTCTTCGACCTGGAGTCCGGGCCGGCCGGCGAGCGGTCCGCGGATGGCCAGGACTACACGGTCACACTGATCACCGAGCACACCCTGGGCGTCGGGGTCCAGCAGGGGAAGTTCGACAAGCTGATCGACCGGGGCACCAAGATCCCGGCCCGCAAGGTGAAGTCGTACGCGAATCCGGAGCAGGCCCACCGCATCGAGGCGGCCGTCTACCAGGGCGAGGGCGCGTACATCTACGACAACACCCTGGTCGGCACGATCCACCTCGACGACATCGAGCCCCGCCCGGAGGGGTACCACCAGTTCGAGGTCGAGTTCTCCCTCACGGTGGACGGTCTGCTCGAAGTGCAGGTCACCCACGCCAACACCGGGCGGGAGTACAAGGCATCCTTCGAGCAGGCCACCAACATCGGCCACCTCAGCGAGCTGGCGGAGCGGCGCGCGGCCCTGGTGAAGCTGTACGCGACCGTCAGGCCGGCCGGGGCTCCGGGCGGCGCGAAGCCCGCCGACGCGCGGCAGTTGGATGCCGGAGAGCAGGCGTTCACGATTCCCCCGCCGGTGACCGAGACGGTGCCGGAAGCCGCAGCGGTCCCGGCGCCCGCGTCCGCACCCGCCGCGGAGATCGACCCCGGCAGCGTACCGGCGGAGTACCGGCGCCTGGTCAAGAAGGCGCTCCGGGCGGCGCGGGACGGGCAGGCGCCGGCCTCGCTCACCGAGTCCCTGCGCGCGTTCGTGGACGCGGTGGGCGCAGGTGCGGACGAGGACACGCTGGACGAGTTCGCCGACCGGCTCGAGGACGCGTATGACGACAGTCGTCGGTGAGCGAAGAGAGGTCATCGAGGAGGAACTCGAGGCCGAGTACGCGGGGGTCGGCTGGTGGGGCTCGCTCTACCGCGCACCGCGGCGGCGCCGCTGGTACCGGCTCATCCCGGTCGAGGAGATCAGCGGCGAGCAGCGGTCCGAGCTGCTCGCCTGGCAGACGCGGCCGCGTCGCCCCGACCTCGTCCCGGTGGTGCCCGGAGAGCGGGGCGAGCAGCGGCAGTTCGCGGACCGCTGGTACCAGATCGTCTGCTACGAGACCGACGCCGAGCGCAGCCTCGCCGACGCGGTCGCCGAGCCCGAACCGACCCGTCGGCTCGCCTCCGTGGCCGACGTGATCCGGGCACTTCCGGGCTGGCGCGAGGCGATGGGCACCGGCCTGGTGCCGCTGCCCGCCGACACCGTGCTCGCCGGGCACCGGCCGCTGCTGCTGCCGCTGCCGGCCTGGGGCTCCCCCTCCCTCGGACAGGTCTTCGCCGAGCCGGAGCGGGTGGCTCATCTGACGCCCGAGGCGGTACGCGGCCTGCCGTCCGGCGGCCGCGCCCCCGACCTGTACGCGCTGGGCGTCGCGGCGCTGCGCTGCTTCGGGACACTGCCGTACGACGACACGGAGCGGCTCCTCCAACGGACCTCCTGTGCCGCCGTGTTCGGGGACCAGCGGCGCGATGGCCGGCTGCCTTCGTGGATGCGCCGCGTGGAGCCGGTGCGGAAGGTGCTGCAACAACTGTGCGACCTCACCGGCCCCCGGGCCGCGGGGTCCGGCGACGCGGATCCGTGGCAGCTGGCCGACGCCCTCGATCAGGCACGACGCGCGATGGACCCGCTGACGGCGGTACGTTCCCTCCGGGCCGCGGGTGAACCCCGCAAGGCCGTTGGGCTCGCCCACGCGGCGCTGGTCGACCAGCCGGGCTCCCCGCTGCTGCTCCTCGCGGCCGAGATCGCCCACCAGGATCTGGGGGAGCCGTTGGAGGCGCTGTCGCTGCTGGAACGCGCGGTACAGGCGGACCCGGAGCGCAGTCAGGCCTACGCGGCACAGCTGTCGATCATCGGCGGCCTGTGGTCCGTCGTCCAGGGCCGGCTCGCCGGGGCCACCAACGGCTCCTTCGCCCACCGGCTCCATGCGACGGCCCGCGCGGCCTTCGACCGCCTGCCGCCCGAATCGCGCCGGGAACACGCTCACGAGATGGCCCGCTGCCTCATCGGCCAGGGCGAACTGGTCGAGGCCAGCGCCTTCGTGCACCACTGGCTGCACGACGGGGACACGCTGATGTGGTGGCGCTTCGACCTCATGCTCGACTACGCCGAGACCTTCCTGAGGCTCGGCCGCCTCGAAGCCGCCGCCCAGATCGCCGACCAGGTCAAGGCGGGACTGCGCCGCATCCGGGAGAGCGGCCGGATGGACCGGCGCGACATCCATGAACACGGCATGCGGTACGCGGACTTCGTACGAGATCTGCACGAGGCACGGGGCGGGGAGACGGGCACGTGATCACGATTCTGCTGGCGGGCGTCCTTCCGCTGCTGTTCCTGTCGACGGTGGCCAGCGCCGCGTACTTCCTCGTGGTGCTGCCGAGCCTGTGGCGGCTGCCGTACGAGCAGTCCCTGGCCCTGCTCGACAGCGACGACCGAGACGAGCTGGAGCGGGCCGACCGGCTGCTCGGGCAGGCGCTCAACGCCGGGCCCCGGGGACGGGCGCTCGGCCGGATCCGGTTCGCGCAGGCCCATGTGCGGGCGATGCTGGGGACGTACGAACCCGCCCGCTACGGTGCCGCCGCGACCGTGCTCGACGAGCTGATCACCGCCGAGGGCCGCACCGAACACACCGCCTACCTGGAGCTGTGGGTGCAGGCGCGGCTGGAGAACCACGACCGCGTCACCGATCTCTACACCGAGCACCGCGACCTCCTGGACGCCCGCCCGCAGAGCCGCCGCATCGCCGCCATCTCCCACCTCCAGCTGGCCGCCGGGCACTGGCGGCGGCGGGAGACCGACGGATCCCTGCACCACTTCGACCGGGTCCGGGAACTCGGCGAACTCACCGAGAAGATCCCGCCCGAGGTCAACGACCTCCAGCTTGTCAAGGGCGTCCAGGCGGTGTTCGACGGGCGGACCGACGAGGCCCGAGCCGCGTTCGGCGACGCGCGGAAGCGGTCCGCCGAGCGGGGACTGCCGACTGTGGAGGCCGAGTTGGGGCTGCTCGTCTGCGACTGGGCGGACGGCGACCCCCAGCGGCTGGGCGAATGGCTGGGACACCTGGCGGAGGAGGTGGAGCAGAACCCTCCGGAAGACGGCACGGCGGAGCTCCTGCGCACCGGCATCGCGCTGCTGAGGCTCCTGACGCTCCTGCGGGAATGGCTGCTCAGGCCCGCCCTGTCCGGGGCACCGTCGGCGGCCGACTTCGGGGAGCTGAGGCGGCGGGGGGACGCGCTGCGCGAGGCCGACCCCGAACTCGGTGACGCCTGCCTCGTCGACGGCCTGGTCCGCTACTACTTCGCCCTGGACCAGTCCGAGCGCGAAGGGGCCCTCGCCGTGCTGGAGAGCGGCACCGGGTTGGCCAAGGGCATCCTGCTGCCCGAGGTGCTGGACCTCATGGAGCGCGAGCGCGCGCTCGGCGGGGAGGGAGACGCCATCTCGCGCTTCCGCGTCCTCGTGGAGGAGCTCCACGACGATCCCGAAGGCTCGGAGGAGAACCGGGCCCAGTACCGGCGCCTCAAGGCGAAGTTCACCCGGTTCGGGGACCCCGGCGACCTCGAGGACGGGGCCGTTCCGAACCAGCGGGTCCCGCTGGACGACCACCGGCGCCGCTCGGCGGCGCTCCGCAGCCGCGTCGAACTCATCCTGTACCCGAGACTCCGGGATCTCGCCGACGACGACCCCGCACGCGGCGCCGTGCGCGAGCTGCTGGACGAACTCGAGCAGGCGTCCTCGGTGTACGTCGAGGGCGCCGAGGTCCTGCACGGCGCCGAGCGCAACCTCATCACCAGTACCGGACAGATCCTGCTGCCCGAGGAGCCTGATGACCAGGATCGTGCCTAGCCGGCCGAACGGGGCCGTGCCCCGGCGTCTGGCCGGTCTCCTGCCCGGCAGACGCCGTACGGCGGACCACGCCGGGCTGCTCGACCGGCTCGCGCCCGTGGAGCACCGTCCCGCGGCGGACGAGGAGCAGCTCTTCGAACAGGCCTCGCTGGCCCGGGTGCTGCTCCTCATGGTGAAGGTGGACCAGGAGGCCGAGTATCTGCTCTGCCGGGAGCTGGCCGAGCACGCGCTCGGCAGCGTGCCCGAACCCCGCGACGGAACAGAGGCCTCGGACTGAGGCCCCTTCTCCGTCCCGGGCACACCGCTCTCGTGTCCGCAATCCCCGACCTCCCCGCCGTCTTTCCCTCTGTCACCGGAAGGGGCACCCGTGACCGGCACCGGCCGTGACCACGCATTCCAGGAGATCCGCCCCGTACAGGCGCTGCAGATGCCCGCCTTCGAGTTCACGGAGGTCAGGGGGCACGACGACGTCGCCGAACACGACCGGCGCCTGGAGGAGATCGCCCGCGAACACGCCGCCAAGGCCGCCTCGCAGACCGCGCTGGTCCTGGCACCGCCCGCCGATTCGCTGGTCGAGATGTCGCTCGATCTGGGCTCCGACGGGGAGGAACTGCTGGCGGACGCCCGGGCGAACGCCCGCGACGGCCGGCACGACGTGGCGCTGGAGCAGCTGGAGGAGTATCTGCGGCCGGCCCCCGAGCACCAGGAGGCCCGCTATCTGCGCGCGTACTGTCTGTACCACCTGGGCGGGCAGCACCACCTGAAGGCACTGCGGATCCTGCGCCCCCTGCGCGACGAGCCGGTGGAAGCCGACCTGCGCGAGCGGATCAGTGACCTCCGCCGCGAACTGCGCCGCCGTCTCACCCCGCTTGAGGTCACCGCGTACACCGGGACGGCCAGGTCCGATCCCCTGGGTGCGTTGGCCCGCGTGGAGGCGTTCCTGGAGCTGGCCCCGGAAGAGGGCACACTGTCCTACCTCCTCGCCCTCGGCCAGTCGCGGGGCGGTGATCT includes:
- a CDS encoding protein kinase family protein; translation: MTTVVGERREVIEEELEAEYAGVGWWGSLYRAPRRRRWYRLIPVEEISGEQRSELLAWQTRPRRPDLVPVVPGERGEQRQFADRWYQIVCYETDAERSLADAVAEPEPTRRLASVADVIRALPGWREAMGTGLVPLPADTVLAGHRPLLLPLPAWGSPSLGQVFAEPERVAHLTPEAVRGLPSGGRAPDLYALGVAALRCFGTLPYDDTERLLQRTSCAAVFGDQRRDGRLPSWMRRVEPVRKVLQQLCDLTGPRAAGSGDADPWQLADALDQARRAMDPLTAVRSLRAAGEPRKAVGLAHAALVDQPGSPLLLLAAEIAHQDLGEPLEALSLLERAVQADPERSQAYAAQLSIIGGLWSVVQGRLAGATNGSFAHRLHATARAAFDRLPPESRREHAHEMARCLIGQGELVEASAFVHHWLHDGDTLMWWRFDLMLDYAETFLRLGRLEAAAQIADQVKAGLRRIRESGRMDRRDIHEHGMRYADFVRDLHEARGGETGT
- a CDS encoding Hsp70 family protein, encoding MDDELHRVIGIDLGTTYSAVSAYHPDEFAPTILADPEREGAAAVATPSAVRLDPGTGTLVVGHDAKDAISEGPGAGDTLVEIKREMGAVFTPELLSHFGAAGVHAEGDPVRARLGGEWLRPQEISALVLMRMKRIAEQTLGGEVHDAVITVPAYFMERQKKATEEAALLAGLYPRQLIPEPTAAAIAYGVDRAESEKQIYLVFDLGGGTFDVSIIQTQNDEIEVIATAGDQRLGGGDFDDAVVEWILGELGEALPKGTERLRIKAAAEAAKRELSLRSSTTIDLGNSIPPLELDRATLEALIQPILARSLREVGEALRLAEAKGVRREDINAVLLVGGSTRIPQVKQMLLDHFDQDEGFVRGDANPDTLVARGAAIMAYRFEPSPVFDLESGPAGERSADGQDYTVTLITEHTLGVGVQQGKFDKLIDRGTKIPARKVKSYANPEQAHRIEAAVYQGEGAYIYDNTLVGTIHLDDIEPRPEGYHQFEVEFSLTVDGLLEVQVTHANTGREYKASFEQATNIGHLSELAERRAALVKLYATVRPAGAPGGAKPADARQLDAGEQAFTIPPPVTETVPEAAAVPAPASAPAAEIDPGSVPAEYRRLVKKALRAARDGQAPASLTESLRAFVDAVGAGADEDTLDEFADRLEDAYDDSRR